A DNA window from Dunckerocampus dactyliophorus isolate RoL2022-P2 chromosome 17, RoL_Ddac_1.1, whole genome shotgun sequence contains the following coding sequences:
- the hspa5 gene encoding endoplasmic reticulum chaperone BiP produces MKLLWALMLVASAVYAEDDDKRENVGTVIGIDLGTTYSCVGVFKNGRVEIIANDQGNRITPSYVAFTSEGERLIGDAAKNQLTSNPENTVFDAKRLIGRTWADSSVQQDIKYLPFKVNDKKSKPHIQVDIGGGQMKTFAPEEISAMVLTKMKETAEAYLGKKVTHAVVTVPAYFNDAQRQATKDAGTIAGLNVMRIINEPTAAAIAYGLDKKDGEKNILVFDLGGGTFDVSILTIDNGVFEVVATNGDTHLGGEDFDQRVMEHFIKLYKKKTGKDVRKDNRAVQKLRREVEKAKRALSAQHQARIEIESFFEGEDFSETLTRAKFEELNMDLFRSTMKPVQKVLEDADLKKSDIDEIVLVGGSTRIPKIQQLVKEFFNGKEPSRGINPDEAVAYGAAVQAGVLSGEEDTGDVVLLDVCPLTLGIETVGGVMTKLIPRNTVVPTKKSQIFSTASDNQPTVTIKVYEGERPLTKDNHLLGTFDLTGIPPAPRGVPQIEVTFEIDVNGILRVTAEDKGTGNKNKITITNDQNRLTPEDIERMVNDAERFADEDKKLKERIDARNELESYAYSLKNQIADKEKLGGKLSDDDKEAIEKAVEEKIEWMESHQDADLEDFQAKKKELEEVVQPIISKLYGSAGGPPPEGAEEKDEL; encoded by the exons ATGAAGCTGCTGTGGGCTCTGATGCTGGTGGCCAGCGCAGTGTACGCTGAAGATGACGACAAGAGGGAGAACGTGGGCACAGTCATTGGTATAGACTTGGGTACCACCTACTCCTG TGTCGGTGTCTTCAAGAATGGCCGCGTGGAGATCATCGCCAACGACCAAGGCAACCGCATCACTCCATCCTACGTGGCGTTCACCAGTGAGGGTGAGCGTCTGATTGGTGATGCCGCCAAGAATCAGCTGACCTCCAACCCTGAGAACACTGTGTTCGATGCCAAGAGGTTGATTGGTCGGACCTGGGCTGACTCCTCCGTGCAGCAGGACATCAAGTACCTGCCCTTCAAG GTCAATGACAAGAAGAGCAAGCCTCACATCCAGGTTGATATTGGTGGTGGCCAGATGAAGACTTTTGCCCCAGAGGAGATCTCTGCTATGGTGTTGACTAAGATGAAGGAGACCGCTGAGGCTTATCTGGGCAAGAAG GTCACCCATGCTGTGGTCACTGTTCCTGCCTATTTCAATGATGCCCAGCGCCAGGCCACTAAAGATGCTGGCACAATCGCTGGTCTCAACGTGATGAGAATCATTAATGAGCC AACGGCCGCTGCCATCGCTTACGGCTTGGACAAGAAAGACGGTGAGAAGAACATCCTGGTGTTCGACCTGGGCGGCGGCACCTTCGACGTCTCCATCCTGACCATCGACAACGGCGTGTTCGAAGTGGTGGCCACCAATGGAGACACCCACCTGGGAGGAGAGGACTTTGACCAGCGCGTCATGGAGCACTTCATCAAGCTGTACAAGAAAAAGACGGGCAAGGATGTGCGCAAGGACAACCGTGCCGTGCAGAAGCTGCGTCGTGAGGTCGAAAAGGCCAAGAGGGCACTGTCTGCCCAGCACCAGGCCCGCATTGAGATAGAGTCCTTCTTTGAGGGAGAGGACTTCTCTGAGACCTTGACCCGTGCCAAGTTTGAGGAGCTCAACATG GATCTGTTCCGCTCCACCATGAAGCCCGTGCAGAAGGTGCTGGAAGACGCTGACCTGAAGAAGTCCGACATCGACGAGATTGTCCTGGTCGGAGGCTCAACCCGTATCCCCAAAATCCAGCAGCTTGTGAAGGAGTTCTTTAACGGCAAAGAGCCCTCGAGGGGTATCAACCCTGATGAGGCTGTTGCGTACGGTGCCGCCGTTCAGGCTGGCGTGCTGTCTGGGGAGGAGGACACTG gtgATGTGGTTCTCCTGGATGTGTGCCCTCTTACTCTTGGAATTGAGACTGTCGGAGGAGTCATGACCAAGCTGATCCCCAGGAACACCGTTGTGCCCACCAAGAAATCTCAGATCTTCTCGACAGCGTCCGACAACCAGCCCACTGTTACCATCAAGGTCTATGAAG GCGAGCGTCCCCTGACTAAGGACAACCACCTTCTGGGCACCTTTGACCTAACTGGCATCCCACCTGCCCCTCGTGGCGTGCCCCAGATCGAGGTCACCTTTGAGATCGACGTGAACGGCATCCTGAGGGTCACCGCCGAGGACAAAGGCACGGGCAACAAGAACAAGATCACCATCACCAATGACCAGAACCGTCTGACGCCAGAGGACATCGAGCGCATGGTGAACGACGCTGAGCGCTTCGCCGACGAGGACAAGAAGCTGAAGGAGAGGATCGACGCCCGCAACGAGCTGGAGAGCTACGCCTACTCCCTGAAGAACCAGATTGCTGACAAGGAGAAGCTCGGCGGAAAGCTCTCGGACGACGACAAGGAGGCCATCGAGAAGGCCGTGGAGGAGAAAATCGAGTGGATGGAGTCGCACCAAGATGCTGATCTGGAGGATTTCCAGGCCAAGAAGaaagagctggaggaggtggtgcaGCCCATTATTAGCAAGCTTTACGGCAGTGCGGGTGGCCCACCACCAGAGGGCGCCGAAGAAAAGGATGAGTTGTAG
- the LOC129170421 gene encoding skin secretory protein xP2-like: MKFEGDLPSNRLDHCMCLLPWKVDTGGSETPAAKAPASAAPSTAKAPAATAPATGKAPGPAPATAKAQAASAPATANAPVAPAVTKAPAATAPATAKAPASTAPATGKAPASTAPATAKPPVAPAVTKAPAAPATAKAPAATAPATAQTPGTAPGTAKAPAVAAPATANAPAAPAAAKAPAAAAPATATATATAPAPAPASAATAKAPVPAPITGKAPVPGPATAKTPVPAPAIAKAPVPPPATAKAPVPAPATAKSPATATGTTPATAKALEGTAAKAPTETLNLVFIFGGMDTHGIIHNDCVVTMVT, from the coding sequence ATGAAGTTTGAGGGTGATTTGCCATCCAACCGGCTGGACCACTGCATGTGTTTACTACCATGGAAGGTGGACACTGGGGGTAGTGAAACTCCAGCAGCAAAAGCTCCAGCATCAGCAGCTCCATCCACAGCAAAGGCTCCAGCAGCAACAGCTCCAGCCACAGGAAAAGCTCCAGGACCAGCTCCAGCCACAGCAAAAGCACAAGCAGCATCAGCTCCAGCCACAGCAAACGCACCAGTAGCTCCAGCCGTAACAAAAGCACCAGCAGCAACAGCTCCAGCTACAGCAAAAGCTCCAGCATCAACAGCTCCAGCCACAGGAAAAGCTCCAGCATCAACAGCTCCAGCCACAGCAAAACCACCAGTAGCTCCAGCCGTAACAAAAGCACCAGCAGCTCCAGCCACAGCAAAAGCTCCAGCAGCAACAGCTCCAGCAACAGCACAAACTCCAGGCACAGCTCCAGGCACAGCAAAAGCACCAGCGGTAGCAGCTCCAGCCACAGCAAACGCACCAGCAGCTCCAGCTGCAGCAAaagcaccagcagcagcagctccagccacagcaacagcaacagcaacagctcctgctcctgctccaGCCTCAGCAGCTACAGCAAAAGCTCCAGTCCCAGCTCCAATCACAGGAAAAGCACCTGTCCCAGGTCCAGCCACAGCAAAAACTCCAGTCCCAGCTCCAGCCATAGCAAAAGCTCCAGTCCCACCTCCAGCCACAGCAAAAGCTCCAGTCCCAGCTCCAGCCACAGCAAAATCTCCAGCAACAGCCACAGGAACAACTCCAGCCACAGCAAAAGCTCTCGAAGGAACAGCTGCAAAAGCTCCAACGGAGACATTAAATTTGGTTTTTATATTCGGTGGGATGGACACACATGGCATCATACACAATGACTGTGTTGTAACCATGGTGACATGA